The following are encoded in a window of Flavobacterium sp. WC2421 genomic DNA:
- the ligA gene encoding NAD-dependent DNA ligase LigA — protein sequence MDIQNSIKTLREELNQHNYNYYVLDKPVVSDYEFDIKLKELLDLENKHPEYFDENSPSQRVGGSITKNFQTVPHEYRMYSLDNSYSKEDLMEWEKRIQKVLGEVPLQYTCELKYDGASISITYENGKLKRAVTRGDGFQGDDVTNNIKTIRSIPLQLKGNYPEKFDVRGEIILPFAGFEKMNQELIEIGETPYSNPRNTASGSLKLKESAEVAKRPLDCLLYFLIGNQLPFTTQYDGLETARNWGFKVPKEAKLAHNLDEVFQFIDYWDVHRHDLPYETDGVVVKVNSFQYQDELGYTAKSPRWAMAYKFKSEQVSTKLNSISYQVGRTGAITPVANLEPVQLAGTIVKRASLHNADQIEKLDIRVGDTVFVEKGGEIIPKIIAVDLTKRPENTEPTVYIKHCPECNTELVRSEGEANHYCPNFYGCPPQIIGRIQHFISRKAMDIEGLGGETVALLFNNDLVHNYADLYELTVEQILPLERMAQKSAENLVKGVAESKNIPFERVLFALGIRFVGETVAKKLAKHYKNINALSEASLMDLVLVDEIGERIAQSVIDFFENNENRIIIERLKEYGLQFEIVEKVNPNATDKLIGKTFVVSGVFSKFSRDDLKKAIEENGGKVGSSISTKTDYVVAGDNMGPAKLEKANKLNIPILSEDDFLKMVTDNF from the coding sequence ATGGATATTCAAAATTCGATTAAAACTTTAAGGGAGGAGTTAAATCAACACAATTACAATTACTATGTGCTGGATAAACCGGTAGTTTCTGATTATGAGTTTGATATAAAACTGAAAGAGCTACTAGATTTAGAAAATAAACATCCAGAGTATTTTGATGAAAATTCACCCTCACAAAGAGTAGGTGGTTCTATTACAAAGAATTTTCAAACTGTTCCTCATGAATATCGCATGTATTCTCTAGATAATTCTTATTCTAAAGAAGATTTAATGGAATGGGAAAAGCGAATTCAAAAAGTTTTAGGCGAAGTACCTTTACAATACACTTGTGAATTGAAATATGATGGTGCTTCTATAAGTATAACTTATGAAAATGGAAAACTGAAACGCGCTGTTACTCGTGGAGACGGATTTCAAGGGGATGATGTTACTAATAATATTAAAACAATACGATCCATTCCATTACAATTAAAAGGCAATTACCCCGAAAAATTTGATGTTAGAGGAGAAATTATTTTACCATTTGCTGGTTTCGAAAAAATGAATCAAGAACTCATTGAAATAGGAGAAACGCCGTATTCTAATCCTAGAAATACAGCTTCTGGTAGTTTAAAACTAAAAGAAAGCGCCGAAGTGGCTAAGAGGCCCTTAGACTGCTTGCTTTATTTCTTAATTGGTAATCAATTGCCATTTACTACACAATACGATGGCTTGGAAACAGCTAGAAATTGGGGATTTAAAGTACCAAAAGAAGCTAAATTAGCACACAATCTAGATGAAGTTTTTCAGTTTATTGATTACTGGGATGTTCATCGACATGATTTACCTTATGAAACGGATGGAGTAGTCGTAAAAGTAAATTCATTTCAATATCAGGATGAATTGGGTTATACTGCAAAGTCACCACGCTGGGCTATGGCGTACAAATTCAAATCAGAGCAAGTTTCGACAAAATTAAATTCAATTTCTTATCAAGTTGGGAGAACGGGAGCTATTACTCCTGTCGCTAATTTAGAGCCTGTACAACTAGCAGGAACAATTGTAAAACGAGCTTCTTTGCATAATGCAGATCAAATTGAAAAACTAGATATTCGTGTTGGAGACACTGTTTTTGTTGAAAAAGGTGGGGAGATAATCCCTAAGATTATTGCTGTTGATTTAACGAAACGTCCAGAAAACACAGAACCAACTGTATATATTAAACACTGTCCTGAATGCAATACTGAGCTGGTGCGTTCTGAAGGCGAAGCGAATCATTATTGTCCTAATTTTTATGGTTGCCCTCCACAAATAATTGGAAGAATTCAGCATTTTATTTCTAGAAAAGCGATGGATATTGAAGGACTAGGAGGAGAAACGGTAGCACTACTTTTTAATAATGATCTAGTTCATAATTATGCTGATTTGTATGAGTTGACTGTGGAGCAAATTCTCCCTTTGGAAAGAATGGCACAAAAATCAGCTGAAAATTTAGTTAAGGGTGTGGCTGAATCTAAGAATATTCCTTTTGAACGTGTTTTATTTGCTCTTGGAATTCGGTTTGTAGGTGAAACGGTGGCTAAAAAACTGGCTAAACACTATAAAAATATTAATGCTTTAAGTGAGGCAAGCTTGATGGATTTAGTATTGGTGGATGAAATTGGGGAACGAATTGCGCAAAGTGTGATTGATTTTTTCGAAAACAATGAAAATAGAATTATTATCGAAAGGTTAAAAGAGTACGGACTACAATTTGAAATCGTTGAAAAAGTGAACCCTAATGCTACGGATAAATTGATTGGAAAAACATTTGTGGTTTCAGGTGTATTTTCTAAATTTTCAAGAGATGATTTGAAAAAAGCAATTGAAGAAAATGGTGGTAAAGTAGGAAGTTCAATTTCTACCAAAACAGATTATGTTGTTGCAGGTGACAATATGGGGCCGGCTAAATTAGAAAAAGCCAATAAGTTAAATATTCCTATTCTATCTGAAGATGATTTTTTGAAGATGGTTACTGATAATTTTTAA
- a CDS encoding DUF6495 family protein, producing the protein MKYTRLTKEQFEELTQEFSTFLATQTIDKAEWDTIKKDKPEVAEQELDVFSDLVWEGVLTRAEYLEHFSKNHIFLFHSFDTYVQSIVLKSLVPEVDFLTKEGLQWLSDNMFTDTIEMKTGKKEFTEERNSSLFALIQQGAFLSDGQLYKQINTIIES; encoded by the coding sequence ATGAAATATACAAGATTAACTAAAGAACAATTTGAAGAGTTAACACAAGAATTTAGTACTTTCTTAGCAACTCAGACAATTGATAAAGCAGAATGGGATACAATTAAAAAAGACAAGCCAGAAGTTGCTGAGCAAGAATTAGACGTTTTTTCAGATCTAGTTTGGGAAGGAGTTCTTACAAGAGCAGAATATTTAGAGCATTTTTCAAAAAATCATATTTTCCTATTCCATAGTTTTGATACTTATGTTCAATCCATTGTGCTTAAATCATTAGTTCCTGAAGTTGATTTTTTAACTAAAGAGGGATTGCAATGGCTTAGTGATAATATGTTTACAGACACTATCGAAATGAAGACTGGTAAAAAAGAGTTTACTGAGGAGCGTAATTCGTCTCTTTTTGCATTGATTCAGCAAGGTGCTTTCTTAAGTGACGGTCAGTTGTACAAGCAAATAAATACGATTATTGAATCATAA
- the rpsA gene encoding 30S ribosomal protein S1 encodes MSEQIQSQEEFLANFNWHNFEEGIDPVDEKNLLEFEELVSKTFIATDQEEVVDGTVVRITDRDVIVDINAKSEGVISLNEFRYNPALKVGDTVEVLIDIREDKTGQLVLSHRKARTIKSWDRVISANETGEIVNGFVKCRTKGGMIVDVFGIEAFLPGSQIDVKPIRDYDVYVNKTMEFKVVKINHEFKNVVVSHKALIEADIEVQKKEIIGQLQKGQVLEGVVKNITSYGVFIDLGGVDGLIHITDLSWSRINHPSEVLELDQKLNVVILDFDDEKTRIQLGLKQLNAHPWDALDAKLAIGDKVKGKVVVIADYGAFIEVAEGVEGLIHVSEMSWSTHLRSAQDFVKVGDVVEAVILTLDRDDRKMSLGIKQLSQDPWTDITSKYPVGSKHSGIVRNFTNFGIFVELEEGIDGLIYISDLSWTKKIKHPSEFVNVGEKLDVVVLELDVEGRKLSLGHKQTTANPWDQYEDSFAVGTIHNGEISEIVDKGATVEFGDDIVAFIPTRHLEKEDGKKLKKGESADFKVIEFNKEFKRVVASHTAIFREEEEKNVKAATENTSSASNSTNAPASTLGDSNDVLAALKAKMEKSEKK; translated from the coding sequence ATGTCTGAACAAATCCAATCACAAGAAGAGTTTTTAGCAAATTTTAACTGGCATAACTTCGAAGAAGGTATCGATCCAGTAGATGAAAAAAACTTATTAGAATTCGAAGAATTAGTATCAAAAACTTTTATCGCTACTGACCAAGAAGAAGTAGTAGATGGTACTGTTGTTAGAATCACAGATAGAGACGTTATCGTTGATATCAACGCAAAATCGGAAGGTGTTATTTCTTTAAACGAATTCCGTTACAACCCAGCATTAAAAGTAGGTGATACTGTTGAAGTATTAATTGACATCCGTGAAGACAAAACTGGACAACTAGTTTTATCTCACAGAAAAGCACGTACTATCAAATCATGGGATAGAGTTATTTCGGCTAACGAAACAGGAGAAATCGTTAATGGTTTTGTAAAATGCAGAACTAAAGGTGGTATGATCGTTGACGTTTTCGGAATTGAAGCGTTTTTACCAGGATCTCAAATTGATGTTAAACCAATTAGAGATTACGATGTTTACGTAAATAAAACAATGGAATTCAAAGTGGTAAAAATCAACCACGAATTTAAAAACGTTGTTGTATCTCACAAAGCGCTTATTGAAGCGGATATTGAAGTACAGAAAAAAGAAATCATCGGTCAATTACAAAAAGGACAAGTATTAGAAGGTGTTGTTAAAAACATTACTTCTTATGGTGTCTTTATTGACTTAGGTGGAGTTGATGGATTAATTCATATTACTGACCTTTCTTGGTCAAGAATTAACCACCCATCTGAAGTTCTTGAATTAGATCAAAAATTAAATGTTGTAATCCTTGATTTCGATGATGAGAAAACAAGAATTCAATTAGGATTGAAACAATTAAACGCTCACCCTTGGGATGCTCTAGATGCTAAATTAGCAATTGGAGATAAAGTAAAAGGTAAAGTAGTTGTAATCGCTGATTACGGTGCTTTTATCGAAGTTGCTGAAGGTGTTGAAGGTTTAATCCACGTTTCTGAAATGTCATGGTCTACTCATTTACGTTCTGCTCAAGATTTCGTAAAAGTAGGTGATGTTGTTGAAGCAGTTATCTTAACTTTAGATAGAGATGACCGTAAAATGTCATTAGGTATCAAACAATTGTCTCAAGACCCTTGGACTGATATCACTTCTAAATATCCTGTAGGTTCTAAACATTCAGGTATCGTTAGAAACTTTACAAACTTTGGTATTTTCGTAGAATTAGAAGAAGGAATTGATGGATTAATTTACATCTCTGACTTATCTTGGACTAAGAAAATCAAACACCCATCTGAATTTGTAAATGTTGGTGAGAAACTTGATGTTGTAGTATTAGAATTAGATGTTGAAGGACGTAAATTATCTTTAGGTCACAAACAAACTACTGCTAATCCTTGGGATCAATACGAAGATTCATTCGCAGTGGGAACTATCCACAACGGAGAGATCTCTGAAATTGTTGACAAAGGAGCTACTGTAGAATTTGGAGATGATATCGTTGCTTTCATTCCTACTCGTCACCTTGAAAAAGAAGATGGTAAGAAATTGAAAAAAGGAGAATCTGCTGATTTCAAAGTAATCGAATTCAACAAAGAATTTAAAAGAGTTGTTGCATCTCACACTGCTATCTTCCGTGAAGAAGAAGAGAAAAATGTGAAAGCAGCTACAGAAAATACTTCTTCAGCTTCAAACTCAACTAATGCACCTGCTTCTACTTTAGGAGATAGCAATGATGTATTAGCTGCATTGAAAGCTAAAATGGAAAAGTCTGAGAAAAAATAA
- a CDS encoding nucleoside permease gives MGIKYRLILMNFLQFFIWGSWLLTIGAYWFNNKHWSGTEFGIIFSTMGISSVFMPALTGIISDRFLNAEKLYGLLHFFGAAALFFLPQVDNPTTFFWVMLVNMFFYMPTISLSITVAYNALIAKDMDVVKDYPPIRIWGTIGFIVALWVVSLTHNETSANQFYIAGVVSLILGIYAFTLPKCPPLCKGEKNSSFSRALGLNAFELFKQRKFAIFFIFSMLLGAALQLTNAYGDTYIHDFATVDTYKNTIAVRYPAIIMSISQVSETLFILAIPFFLRKFGIKYVMLFSMLAWVLRFGLFAFGNPSDGLWMIIMSCIVYGMAFDFFNISGSLFVETQTDSKIRGSAQGMFMMMVNGFGALIGSFASGYIIQEYFTLVDGSKDWFHIWITFASYALVLAMIFPFVFKYKHDPKIVEKFSH, from the coding sequence ATGGGTATTAAATACAGACTGATTTTAATGAATTTCCTTCAGTTTTTCATTTGGGGTTCGTGGTTGCTTACAATTGGAGCTTATTGGTTTAATAATAAACATTGGTCAGGTACTGAGTTTGGTATCATCTTTTCAACAATGGGTATTTCTTCTGTTTTTATGCCTGCTCTTACAGGAATTATATCAGATCGTTTTTTAAATGCTGAAAAATTATATGGTTTGCTTCATTTTTTTGGTGCTGCTGCTTTGTTTTTCTTACCGCAAGTAGATAATCCTACCACTTTTTTCTGGGTTATGTTGGTGAACATGTTTTTCTACATGCCTACTATTTCATTATCAATAACTGTAGCTTATAATGCATTAATTGCTAAAGACATGGATGTTGTAAAGGATTATCCACCTATCAGAATATGGGGGACAATAGGTTTTATTGTTGCTTTATGGGTTGTTAGTTTAACGCATAATGAAACATCAGCTAATCAATTTTATATTGCTGGAGTAGTGTCATTAATTTTAGGAATATATGCGTTTACATTGCCTAAATGTCCTCCGTTGTGTAAAGGCGAGAAAAACAGCTCTTTTTCACGAGCTTTGGGTTTAAATGCTTTTGAATTATTCAAACAAAGAAAATTTGCTATTTTCTTTATCTTTTCGATGTTGTTAGGAGCTGCATTGCAGTTGACTAATGCGTATGGAGATACTTATATTCATGATTTTGCCACTGTCGATACCTATAAAAACACTATCGCGGTGCGGTATCCAGCTATAATTATGTCAATCTCTCAAGTTTCTGAAACCTTATTCATATTAGCAATTCCTTTCTTTTTGAGAAAATTTGGAATTAAGTATGTTATGTTGTTTAGTATGTTGGCTTGGGTATTGCGTTTTGGATTATTTGCTTTTGGAAATCCTTCAGATGGACTTTGGATGATTATTATGTCTTGTATTGTTTATGGAATGGCATTTGATTTCTTTAATATTTCAGGTTCATTATTTGTAGAAACACAAACGGATTCGAAAATTAGAGGAAGTGCTCAAGGGATGTTCATGATGATGGTAAATGGTTTTGGAGCTTTGATTGGTAGTTTTGCCAGTGGTTATATCATACAAGAATACTTTACTCTAGTGGATGGTAGTAAAGACTGGTTTCATATTTGGATTACGTTTGCGAGTTACGCTTTGGTTCTAGCTATGATATTTCCGTTTGTTTTCAAATATAAACATGATCCAAAAATTGTAGAGAAATTCAGTCATTAA
- the cmk gene encoding (d)CMP kinase gives MKKITIAIDGFSSTGKSTLAKQLANHLGYVYVDTGAMYRAVAFFAMQNGYISASFFDKETLINSLPFIRLEFKFNPDLGFGEMYLNDTNVETQIRTIEVSNFVSKVAEISEVRSKLVEQQKQMGENKGIVMDGRDIGTVVFPDAELKIFMTASATTRAERRFAELKQKGDNVTYEEVLKNVEERDYIDTHREDSPLVMAEDAIEIDNSHLTREEQFEVVLSLVSEITKTN, from the coding sequence TTGAAAAAAATTACCATTGCAATTGACGGGTTTTCATCCACAGGAAAAAGTACTTTAGCAAAACAATTAGCCAATCATTTGGGATATGTATACGTGGATACTGGCGCAATGTACCGTGCAGTTGCTTTTTTTGCTATGCAAAATGGCTATATAAGTGCTTCGTTTTTTGACAAAGAAACTTTAATTAATAGTTTGCCATTTATTCGATTAGAATTTAAATTCAATCCAGATTTAGGTTTTGGCGAAATGTATTTGAATGATACTAATGTAGAAACTCAAATACGAACTATTGAAGTTTCTAATTTTGTAAGTAAAGTAGCTGAAATTTCAGAAGTTCGTTCTAAACTAGTGGAGCAACAAAAACAAATGGGAGAGAATAAAGGAATTGTGATGGACGGAAGAGATATTGGTACCGTTGTTTTTCCAGATGCTGAACTTAAGATATTTATGACTGCCAGTGCAACTACAAGAGCCGAAAGACGATTTGCTGAATTGAAGCAAAAAGGCGACAATGTTACCTATGAAGAAGTGTTGAAGAATGTTGAAGAGCGTGATTATATTGATACCCATAGAGAAGATTCTCCCTTAGTAATGGCAGAAGATGCTATAGAAATTGATAATTCACACCTAACACGTGAAGAACAATTTGAAGTGGTGTTGAGTCTAGTAAGTGAAATTACTAAAACGAATTAA
- a CDS encoding murein L,D-transpeptidase catalytic domain-containing protein, with protein sequence MKKLFIFLFFLVFVFSSFSNKDEKTVVQEKLNSQIKEVKDLVNRYSKYNKEIGFFIDMKIESGKYRFFVCNLKTNEIIDEGLVSHGLGSETGIEGELKFSNENHSFCTSLGKYSIGNKYIGTYGKAYKLYGLDATNSNAFSRNIVLHQFESVPYEEQGQFICKSLGCPMVNELFFNRIGELIDHSKTKIILSVYY encoded by the coding sequence ATGAAGAAGCTATTTATTTTTTTATTTTTTCTGGTATTTGTTTTCTCTAGCTTTAGTAATAAAGACGAAAAAACAGTTGTACAAGAAAAATTGAATTCACAAATTAAGGAAGTAAAAGACCTAGTTAATAGATACTCAAAGTACAATAAAGAAATTGGTTTTTTTATTGATATGAAAATAGAATCAGGAAAATATCGGTTTTTTGTTTGTAATTTGAAAACAAATGAAATTATAGACGAAGGCTTAGTTAGCCATGGTTTAGGTTCTGAAACAGGCATAGAAGGAGAGCTGAAATTTAGTAATGAGAATCATTCTTTTTGTACTTCTTTAGGAAAGTACTCTATAGGTAACAAGTATATTGGTACATATGGGAAGGCGTATAAATTATATGGATTGGACGCTACAAATAGTAATGCATTTAGTAGAAATATAGTTTTGCATCAATTTGAAAGTGTTCCATATGAAGAGCAAGGGCAATTTATTTGTAAGAGTTTGGGTTGTCCAATGGTTAATGAATTGTTTTTTAATAGAATAGGGGAGTTGATTGATCATTCTAAAACAAAAATTATTTTAAGTGTCTATTATTGA
- the porQ gene encoding type IX secretion system protein PorQ, with protein MFKKLFLYFLLLICTVSYGQIGGKYTYQFLNLVTSPRQAALGGKTITIYDDDVNQVNFNPATINVEMDNHLAINYGSYYGEITYGTASYAYTYDRHLQTFQVGVNYVNYGSFEGYDENGQTTSSFTGSETALSFGYAYNVPNTTLYLGANAKLISSTLESYNSLGGAIDIGAIFIDERNDVNWGLVIRNIGTQFTTYSEAHERLPLELLAGVSQELENVPIRWHLTLENLQQWNISFSNPERTQSSIDGSSTEEKISFVNNALRHVIFGVELFPKKAFNLRLGYNFRRAEELRIVEQRNFSGISLGFGLKLNKLKFNYSYSRYTLAGNTSLFGLTINFQ; from the coding sequence ATGTTCAAAAAACTTTTTTTATATTTTTTACTTCTTATATGTACTGTTTCTTACGGTCAAATAGGAGGGAAGTATACGTATCAGTTTTTAAACTTAGTTACTTCGCCTAGACAGGCAGCACTTGGAGGGAAAACAATCACTATTTATGATGATGATGTAAATCAAGTAAATTTTAATCCAGCAACAATTAATGTAGAAATGGACAACCATTTAGCTATTAATTACGGGAGTTATTATGGGGAGATTACTTACGGGACTGCTTCTTATGCATACACTTATGATCGGCATTTACAAACTTTTCAAGTTGGGGTTAATTACGTTAACTATGGTAGCTTTGAAGGATATGATGAAAATGGTCAAACAACCTCCTCATTTACTGGAAGTGAAACAGCATTGTCTTTTGGATATGCTTATAATGTACCAAACACAACATTATATTTAGGGGCAAATGCTAAATTAATTTCATCCACCTTAGAGAGTTATAATTCGTTAGGAGGAGCAATTGATATTGGTGCTATTTTTATTGACGAAAGGAATGATGTCAATTGGGGGTTGGTTATACGCAATATTGGTACCCAATTCACAACCTATTCTGAAGCTCATGAAAGGTTACCTTTAGAGCTACTTGCGGGAGTTTCACAAGAATTAGAAAATGTACCTATTCGATGGCATTTGACATTAGAGAATTTACAACAATGGAATATTTCTTTTTCAAATCCAGAAAGGACTCAATCTTCAATTGACGGTAGTTCAACTGAAGAAAAAATATCATTTGTGAACAACGCCTTGCGTCATGTAATTTTTGGAGTCGAATTATTCCCAAAAAAAGCATTTAATTTGCGTCTTGGATATAATTTTCGAAGAGCAGAAGAACTACGTATTGTAGAACAACGCAATTTTTCAGGCATTTCGTTAGGTTTTGGATTAAAATTAAATAAATTAAAATTTAATTACTCGTATTCACGTTATACTCTAGCGGGAAATACAAGTTTATTTGGTTTAACGATAAATTTTCAATAG
- the lon gene encoding endopeptidase La yields the protein MSNHKILTIDNLSLQEFDSEAELIPLLTPEDEEEMINEELPDSLSILPLRNMVLFPGVVIPITAGRDKSIKLIDDANAVGKIIGVVAQKNEEVEDPTKNDIHTIGTVARILRVLKMPDGTTTVILQGKKRFEIDTVVSEDPYITATIKEFEENRPEKKDTEFLAILDSVKELAIQIIKESPNIPSEATFAIKNIESQSFLINFVTSNMNLSVKEKQDLLEVNNLKDRALETLRYMNIELQKLELKNDIQSKVRFDLDQQQKEYFLHQQMKTIQEELGGVSQEEEMDEMLQKSKTKKWDEKTQKHFEKELSKMRRMNPQAPDFGIQRNYLELFLELPWNVYSKDNFDLKRAQKILDRDHFGLEDVKKRMIEHLAVLKLRNDMKSPIICLTGPPGVGKTSIGRSVAEALGREYVRISLGGLRDEAEIRGHRKTYIGAMPGRIIQSLKKAGTSNPVFVLDEIDKLASGNQGDPSSALLEVLDPEQNNSFYDNFLEMGYDLSKVMFIATSNNLGAIQPALRDRMEVIKMSGYTIEEKVEIARQHLFPRQLKEHGLTSKDLTIGKKQLEKIVEGYTRESGVRGLEAKIAQVIRNAAKSVAMEEEYNKKVTDADIVKVLGVPRLERDKYESNDVAGVVTGLAWTSVGGDILFIESLISPGKGTMTITGNLGTVMKESATIALEYIKANTELLGLNPDILKNHNIHLHVPEGATPKDGPSAGIAMLTSLVSLFTQKRVKKHLAMTGEITLRGKVLPVGGIKEKILAAKRAGIKEIILCHENKSDIDEIKPEYIEGMHFHFVKEMSEVLKIAITDQKVKNAKTL from the coding sequence ATGTCAAACCATAAAATACTTACAATTGACAATCTGTCACTACAAGAATTCGACTCAGAAGCAGAATTAATTCCATTATTGACTCCAGAAGATGAGGAGGAAATGATAAATGAAGAATTACCAGATTCGCTATCTATTTTACCCTTAAGAAACATGGTTTTATTTCCTGGTGTTGTAATTCCTATTACTGCAGGGCGTGATAAATCAATTAAATTAATAGATGATGCAAATGCTGTTGGTAAAATTATTGGTGTAGTTGCTCAAAAGAATGAAGAAGTTGAAGATCCTACAAAAAACGATATTCATACGATAGGAACCGTAGCAAGAATTTTACGAGTTTTAAAAATGCCTGATGGTACTACAACAGTTATTCTTCAAGGGAAAAAGAGGTTTGAAATAGATACTGTGGTTTCTGAAGACCCTTATATTACAGCAACTATTAAAGAATTTGAAGAGAATAGACCAGAAAAAAAAGATACCGAGTTTTTGGCTATTTTAGATTCTGTCAAAGAACTGGCAATTCAAATAATTAAAGAGAGTCCAAATATTCCAAGCGAAGCTACATTTGCAATCAAAAATATTGAAAGTCAATCTTTCTTGATCAATTTTGTGACTTCTAATATGAATTTATCTGTCAAAGAAAAACAAGATTTACTAGAAGTTAATAATTTGAAAGACAGGGCTTTGGAAACTTTGCGTTACATGAATATTGAGTTGCAAAAATTAGAACTCAAAAACGATATTCAATCTAAAGTTCGTTTTGATTTAGATCAACAGCAAAAAGAATATTTTCTTCATCAACAAATGAAAACCATCCAGGAAGAACTGGGAGGTGTTTCACAAGAAGAAGAAATGGACGAAATGCTTCAAAAGTCGAAGACTAAGAAGTGGGACGAGAAAACACAAAAACATTTCGAAAAAGAATTGTCAAAAATGCGTCGAATGAATCCACAAGCGCCAGATTTTGGAATTCAAAGAAATTATTTAGAACTGTTTCTTGAATTGCCTTGGAATGTGTATTCTAAAGATAATTTTGACTTGAAAAGAGCTCAAAAAATTCTAGACCGAGATCATTTTGGTTTAGAAGACGTGAAGAAAAGAATGATTGAGCATTTGGCCGTTTTGAAATTGCGAAATGACATGAAATCACCTATCATCTGTTTAACAGGACCTCCAGGTGTTGGTAAAACCTCCATTGGTAGATCTGTTGCAGAAGCCTTAGGTAGAGAATATGTTCGAATTTCACTTGGAGGGTTACGTGACGAAGCGGAAATTAGAGGACATAGAAAAACCTATATTGGTGCAATGCCAGGGAGAATTATTCAGAGTTTAAAAAAGGCAGGTACATCAAATCCAGTATTTGTTCTAGATGAGATTGATAAATTAGCTAGCGGGAATCAAGGGGATCCGTCATCTGCTTTACTAGAAGTATTAGATCCGGAACAAAACAATTCATTTTATGACAATTTCCTTGAAATGGGGTATGACTTATCAAAGGTGATGTTTATTGCTACCTCTAATAATTTAGGAGCAATTCAACCTGCGTTAAGAGACCGTATGGAGGTAATTAAAATGTCGGGTTATACAATTGAAGAAAAAGTAGAGATTGCACGTCAGCACTTATTTCCAAGACAGTTAAAAGAACATGGATTAACATCCAAGGATTTAACTATTGGAAAAAAGCAATTAGAAAAAATTGTTGAAGGATATACTCGAGAGTCTGGAGTACGTGGATTGGAAGCTAAAATTGCTCAGGTTATTCGTAATGCAGCAAAATCAGTTGCAATGGAAGAAGAATATAACAAAAAAGTAACTGATGCTGATATTGTAAAAGTACTAGGAGTTCCTAGATTAGAAAGAGATAAATACGAAAGTAATGATGTTGCTGGGGTTGTAACTGGACTTGCATGGACAAGTGTTGGTGGTGATATTTTGTTTATTGAGTCACTTATTTCTCCTGGTAAAGGAACGATGACAATTACTGGAAATTTAGGTACAGTAATGAAGGAATCGGCAACTATTGCGTTAGAATATATTAAAGCAAATACTGAACTTTTAGGTCTTAATCCAGATATTTTAAAAAATCACAATATTCACTTGCACGTTCCAGAAGGAGCAACACCAAAAGATGGTCCAAGTGCTGGAATAGCGATGTTAACGTCTTTGGTTTCCTTGTTTACACAAAAGAGAGTCAAAAAACATTTGGCTATGACGGGTGAAATTACATTAAGAGGAAAGGTGTTACCTGTTGGAGGTATAAAAGAAAAAATATTAGCTGCTAAACGTGCTGGTATTAAGGAAATTATTTTGTGCCATGAAAATAAAAGCGATATTGACGAAATAAAACCAGAATATATTGAAGGGATGCACTTCCATTTTGTAAAAGAAATGAGCGAAGTTTTAAAAATTGCAATTACAGATCAGAAAGTAAAAAATGCAAAAACCTTGTAA